The window GATTCAGAGATTTAGGAAAAGAAAGATTGTACTTGTAGTAAATCATTACTTTCACTAGATTATCAGCAGGCAGTAGGTAAAGATGACACCAATGTATTTCTTTAGCACTTTCCACTTTGCAGCATTTTCAATAGGCTTCAAGACTGCTTAAAGCTTGCTAAAAGCCTGCTGAGTTTATGTTCTACAGACTGGCATTTTCATTGGGGCTGCTGCTGAGAATTTAGCAATAACTTTTTCAGAATTTGGTGCTGAATTATCTGTTAAGTACTTCTTTACTAACACTGTGTTTTTCGTTTAGGTTGCAGTGGCCTCCCATCCCACCACTGACAAGGAATTGGCTGTCAAAGTGGTAAAGAAGAGAAAGCTCCTAAGAGAAGATCCCTCCAGTGTACTTGTGGAAAGACAAGTACTTGATCAAGTCGGAAATAGTTCCTTTTTTACACATGCCTATGGAACATTCCAAACAGAGGTAAGTGCAACATTATTTTCATTCTCTTCTCTTACCAAATTCCATCCATACTATCCTCTTAGACTCCAAGCCTAGCACAGACCCACTAACTAGAAACAAAGCCCCAAACCACTTAAATGTCCTTATCCTATCCTATAGGAAATCAcaactttacaaaaaagaaaataaaagtatataggAGTAATAATAGAATCTATATTCTAACCTATATATGTTGCACAGTTATTAGGGGGATGTGGTACCGGTAAATataattccattttaaacaaGTAGAATAATTTTTCTAACCTATaaatttctctttttcttgtaCAGGAACATCTCTTCTTCATTATGGAGTATTTGAGAGGTGGAGATCTGAACAAGTTGATCAAGTCATTTGCTCCTCTCCCAATTTCCACCATCAGGTAAGGCTAATAAAGATCTTTTCTGAAGAGAAACTGATAAGactcatttattttagtttagggCTAAGGGTATGTTGCATGGGTGATCTTTATGCTGGTGATTTGACTGTCAGGGCTACTAGGAGACCTCCTGTTAGTCTCAAAGGAAATGTTCTCATTGCTGCTCCTTgccactgaaaaacattttttataccatTCAGAGCAGGCAAAGGAGCGATTCCACAGAGCTTAGAAGAATGCTGTCCTGCATAACATCGTCAGCAGCAGAGTCGCCTGTGCGTCATGGCCATAGAGTGGCTACCAATGGAACAGTAAGCCATTTATTATTACTACTTtcactgttttaaagaaaacGTCTAATAGTCATTTGTTTACAAATTCTGTGAGAACTTTTATATTAAccaatattttctcctttttttcagatttcttgCTGCACAAATCTATTGTGGCTTGCAGCATCTGCACAAGCTTGGCATCATTCACAGGTAAGTTGTTACATAATGATCTTTCTTCAATATCTGCTATTCCTTGATAATAGGTAATGAGGTCAAGACCACCAAAACTAGTATTTTAGAAGTGAGTGTGCAGGGGGGTTAAATTGACCACAGACATTTCTGTCCCCTGCTTCAGTAGCTTCCTAAAAGCCAAGTGAATAAGTCTGAGTAATgaattctatttgttttattaaaaaacatagaaTACATGTTATGAGGTGACGCTTTAATATTTATGAACAGCAAAGCTAACCATCTTCTTTAAACTTACAGGGACATCAAACCAGAAAACATTCTGCTTGACAAAGAAGGCCATGTAAAAATTGCAGACTTCGGCCTTTCTCGCCTCAATGTGCTGGGATCCAAGATGGCAAACAGCTATGCCGGCACTGAAGACTTTTTAGCCCCGGAGGtaaggaaaaaacatttgcttctgtTTACCCACTGTCAGTACAATATCATTATGTCAGACCGTTCATTACTGCTTTGTGTATGCCTTATTAAATCTTCTATTTCACAGTTATCCTTTTTCTTCTTATCATTGCACACTGGAAAGGCAATGTACTAACTCTCATCCTCCATTTCTTCAGATTGAACTGGAACAACCCTATGATGGCACGGCTGACTACTACTCACTCGGCGTTGTCATGTTCCAGATGGCCACAGGAAAAGATGCACATTTGGTTGAACAAAGGGATTCACATTATCCCCGTCACATGGATCCCCACCTCAGAGATGTCATCGAGAAAGTAAGTATagatacttttaaaaatgtgtgttgtatttatttagaaacaGCCAACATTAAACTGGTTTCTTGTTTCTTAGACTAACACTctacttttcccttttttgtcaTAGCTTCTTTTGAAAGACCAAAACAAGCGTAGGATGGCAGTGAAAAAACTGAAAGGACACATGTTTTTCAGGCCAATCAACTGGACGGAGCTGGAAGCAGGAAAGGCCACCCCACCATTTGCGATGCCACAAGTAAGTCTAAGAAGTGTCAGAAttagtttttattactattttaatatGTCATTAAATGCTATGGAAAACCACAGTATTACCCGTATTAGTGATAGAAAATACTAAccatgtatgtattatttttttacttgcagtgCCCAGAAACAGACAGATCTCAAACAATTTCTGTGCAGAAACTCATTTCAAAAAAGAccaagaaaatgaagaaaataccAAAGCTGAAGCAGAAATTGTTTGATGGATTCAGCTTTACCAGCAACAAATGGCAGGTAATGCAGCATACACCATGACTGAATGATGCTGCCTAAATTCAATGGCCAGGAAAGGTGAAATCAAGCATGTGGGAATACCAGATATGGGAAGAGGCCCTGTCTCTCAACATGGGGCCCCCCAATGTTGAGTTAAAATATAGGGCCAGTGCGTTACATCGAGGGAGGGGGGTCCATGCTTGATGTCCCCTTTTCCTGGCCACTTCTTGCCTAAACAAGTGACTTGGTTTAAAATTGAAGAAGAATACCCAAGATCTGCAGAAATTTTTCGATGGCATCAACTTCACAAGCAAGGAATAGGGAACAATGCATCTACCACCATGATTGAATGAAGCTGCCCAATTCAAATGTGCCAAAGGGCCAGGAAAGGGTCTAATCGAGCATGTGGGAAGACCAAATGTGGAAAGAGGTCCTGTCTCTCAACATGGGACCCCCCAATGTTGAGGAAAAGTTTGGGACCCCGTACAGAACACCAAGGGAGGGGGGTGCATGCTCCGTGACCAACTTTCCTGGCCACTTCATAGCTgaataaggcttagtctacaaggACGTTTTACTCAGAGTTTAACCTGACGACCTGAAGACTAcaagatctccaccaccccatcctggggaatgagtacaggggtacaaaaaaacccttactcattccctgaaagggttaaaatatgtgtaaaaaaataaaacaaggcttTAACTtaataagtattttaataaatgtgtgtgtgcttgtgtaactaaacttttttttttttttacaggttttcccaaaTGAAAGATTCCctcagctgcattcattcatgagcacagccctgggactcctcctgatagtgagggatccctgggcattgggggttaaatgaggacaagtcttcctattcacctctagtgctttgtgattggcagggaaaaggaaaaccctgatgacagctaaagcatctgGATTTCcctatcctcagccaatcaggaagcggagcaatcagcggagctctgctatgctgacagctacGCTCctctgattactcccgcagccttagaggagctgtagtatgtggtTCCTGGAAACAGAACACATGTgacagttttattaaagctctgcaagactagtGAAGACAGAATGATAAGCATTATGggagaaccggggtgatccaaCAATCTTGGAACGggttgaaaaaataatttgctaatatttgccaAATCTTTTGAATCCAATTCATGTTTTACAAGTCTATTTTTTCTTGGAAAGCTGTAAAAAGTCagacacagtgagttgttaggtggcagaatatgacaagcagcctttacagacAGCTATCAAACTGTGCTGTCGATGATGTCAGTGTACATGCCCACTCGAATAAGATGAATCAATGAGGCAGTTTAAAAAGTTAGAACACTGGACCAGCAGCATTTCTTGTAATGCACATGGTGGCTGGCCCTTTAAGGCCTCCCAACACCCCTTTGTACACATTAAGCTTGCTAGAGGATCACTTACACAGCCATGCTGACAGAGGGACCTGGCAATGTGGCCGAGCAGAGGAGCACTTGTTTCCATGCTTTGCTACTGGTATATCACCCTCGATCATACCTGTGAGTAGTTCCATAAACTCATAATACTCTTCCAGATTCCCTACTTGTGGTTATACTTTCCAGTGGGGCTGGGATGTGAATGTGGGCGTGATGTGGGGTGGGTGAGGTGTTGGACTGGCCTGGTCATATAAACTGGACATGATTGTGTACGGCAGAGGGGCCTCcacatcagttctgcacaggggcccactgttggctatgtctacTAATGGTAATGTTAAGACATGTCTAAGGTCTAATCTAGGGGTCAGAAAGCtccggcctttgggccagatacggcctagtcagtAATCCGtttcggcctaacgcccccctggtcgatccgtcCTAATTCtggccggcaggggtcagcaacccgcagctccggagcagCATGTGGGAGTaaggggtaaggggacattccctctcctccgtatgcattgcagagaggAGGGATtccccttcaggggcattcctggtgggggacaAAGCAGTCAGCGTGGGACTTGAGAGGgcgtccggcctagtgtgccctcttgacctcctaaaattatggcctagtagccaaaaaagtttgctgtctCTAATCCCTCTCACTACTTCATCTATCAGTTTGGGTTCTAACAAGAAACATATTGATAAGCACACAGAACCCAATTTACCTGCTGTCTTTACTACTTCACCTGCACACCAAACCTCAccctttttctgcttttatcaCCACATTTGCACCATAAACCCCTCTCTTTCCCCACAGTGGAGTTTAGGCAATCAATATATACTCTATATGTTGGTAGCATATAGAAAGGATAAACAGAGCAAACCTAACAGAAAATGGTATTGTGTGACCACATAAATGTGCAGATAAAACATggattttatttagaatttgtcATTAAGCTGCTCACTAGTCAATGAACAAGCTACATGCATGAAAGAGTTGCATCTTAAAAGAAACACAATTATGCATGTAGATAGATCTAATAATATTCAATTAATATAAATTCCAAGTATGACAGTTTTTTTCAGAATTGCTATTTTCCCCATTAATTTGCTGCTTGTGATAAATTTATCATTGATGTAATTTCTTATTATATAATGAAAGCATGCTCatagaaattaaaaaagtgaCCTGCCCAATAAGGTACCCACAACATTTCCAATGGCATTTTCCCATTTGTTTTGAATAGAAGAGAGGGGATTTACCATCCCTGGCAGGCTTCACTGCTGGGACTACTTTCCCATAGACCCTTCTGTTGGAAGTATGTAAAGCAGTATTCAGACATTacccttcacttcctgttatggTAAGACAACCTACTACCTGACAGAAAATGAGGGAACATCTGTAACAGGGAAAATAGCAACAATGAAAAGCTGAGGTTCTAACATTCCACTActgaacatgaaaaatatattttttacatgtgtCAGTGTCATCATTATAAGGTTttcttccctttctgtcttggcATAGCGGGCAACCTTTTTTTACCAGGAAATAAAAGGCTGGGGCACTAATCCTTcttcattctatccaaaacttacaaaaagaaaatttgggaaatCATATATGTTAGGATttgactaaatatttttttttgctaaagaatAACCTGAAccccttttaaaatgtcttttgagTTTAAAATATGAGCTCAAAATTATCAAATTTTATCTGATTTTgcaacatacatacacacaaaggaataaacacaacacaaagaaaaataacaaaaattgcaCAAAATGGAATAGTGTGATTTAAAATTGATAAGCACAAAGCTATAACTATAGCAGACATGTGACTTCTATGGGGCTCAGAATAAAGAGGGCCCACTTCAATACCATTTTTGTTCTCTTTCTCTATTTCAAAGAGAATATTCATTtccatatattcaaatattttgacaGCAACAGTCATCACCATTGGGATTTTATtttagcaagaaataaaaaagaggtCTCTCAGCTCTCTCAGTGGCCAGAAAAGTTGGTCATGGAGCATGCACCCCCCTCCCATGGTGCTCTCAGCACAAAAATAAAGTGCCATACTTCAGGAGATAGTTTAAATCACGGTATCTCAAATTGACATATTGGTAGTGGTTGTTTACCTGGTTACCTCTCTGGAGGGGCTTATATAACAAGGTGGGAAGAGGAGACTGGGGGGGTTGGAAGGTAGAGTTGGAAGAAGTAGGAAGGAAGGTGATAAAAGGTGGTGGGCAGAAGGGATCTAGTACAATTTTGGTGAGAacaagtttcccacccacccatcCGTTACGGTAGGGTGTTGGGGGGGTTGTAGTTGAGGGCCGAGCAGGGTAGTTGAGTTCTTGAAGGATAAGGTTCCTGGTAGGTAATTTGGGCTAAAGgggggaaccaaaaaaaaaaaaataaaaaacagttgctTACCAACACTTTTAACGTCCAGAGAAGCTTTCAGTGTGTTGATTTAAGATGGTAAAGTTCGGGAAAGGGCTGGTGTGAGGATGGTTTAATAAATTGATGTACAAGCCCAGCATTGTTGAATGTAGCTTAAGCTTGTAACTTCAAAAATTTACCACTAAACTGTACATAGCCCTTTGTTTTTACAGATACAGTACTTGCATAAAGCCTGATAAACACAAAATTCTGCATATTAGGGACATTTGAGCTAATGTAAGCTAAACATTTACAAGTCCTCCTCCGCCAATGTGGTCAAAGGAATAGAGACAAAAATAGAAGATTCCTTTATAATTTTGCTATTCCTTTTTGTATACAACTGGCGATAACATTCTGCCAAACAGGTATTATTTTTGAGCAGGACTAGTTAAAATGGTCCCAACAGGGACAGTATGCCTTTAGTAACATAGGACGGCTTCGCTAAAGTAGCTAGCATTTTCCCAGCTTTATTCCCAAACTTGTGGAACCGCAGCTGGGCAAGCTTTGAGCCCCAAATCAAAGTCCCTTTAAGCTGCAATCCAAGCTTCCCTGGCGGTGGGTTATAGAGATTCAGTACGTAAACGTTGTGCTTTGCGTAATTTATGAAATGCCTGATAGTACTGCGTTTCTGCTTGCATAACAGATATTCTATGCATGCTTGAAAGGGATggacatgggaaaaaaatgtaaactggcGTTCAAGGGGATATCTCTGCCTCCAGACGTCATTGAGCTACAAGGATTCTGCAAAACTATCAAGGTGAATGGTCTCAGAGGGTCTCTGTGAATGGTGGGGTCTATAGGACCCGGGGTTGCCTGCATGTCTATCTTCCAGCTCATTCATTACAGTGTTGAAATCGCCCCCCACTACTCTAATCTGAGCCAAATCCTGGGTAATCCTTCTAGCTAAACACTGAAAAAAGTAGGCTGGGGGTGAATGAGGGGCATGCCTGTTGTGGAAGGAGATTGTCTTATCTGGTAACTCAAGTGTAACCCTACAAAACCTGCCCTCCCCATTACATTGGGTTTGGAATACCTTTTCACATAGTTTTTCAGGACCTCCCCCAACCACATGTTACGCATTCTAGAGAAATCATGGACCCCCAAACGCGTCTCTTGAAGCAGGGCTATATCAGCTTTAAGCTTCTTAAGCTGACACAAAATCACCATGCGTTTATTGGGGGAATCGCAACCCTTTAACATTCCATAAAATCACTTGCATATAATGCAAGAAAAAATTGCATAAAGTACCT is drawn from Pyxicephalus adspersus chromosome Z, UCB_Pads_2.0, whole genome shotgun sequence and contains these coding sequences:
- the LOC140343522 gene encoding protein kinase C delta type-like, giving the protein MEYLRGGDLNKLIKSFAPLPISTIRFLAAQIYCGLQHLHKLGIIHRDIKPENILLDKEGHVKIADFGLSRLNVLGSKMANSYAGTEDFLAPEIELEQPYDGTADYYSLGVVMFQMATGKDAHLVEQRDSHYPRHMDPHLRDVIEKLLLKDQNKRRMAVKKLKGHMFFRPINWTELEAGKATPPFAMPQCPETDRSQTISVQKLISKKTKKMKKIPKLKQKLFDGFSFTSNKWQVMQHTP